In the genome of Hirundo rustica isolate bHirRus1 chromosome 23, bHirRus1.pri.v3, whole genome shotgun sequence, the window tttgtttgtttgttttgttttgttttggtccCTCCCTTATGTGCCTTAACTGTGATCTAAATATGGAAGGTCAGATTTGGTTTTTGCCTCGGTCCCTTCAACTCAGCAGTTTCCAAGCTTACAAGCTAAGGGTGACGCATCTGTACCAGCTGAAGCAGCACAGTATCCTGGTATCTATTGGTGAGGATGAAGAGGGTATTAACCCTTTGGTAAGTTGAAtgacaaagagaggaaaatacatttgtaaTACAGATCTTTCTTAAAGACTGTTGTGATAATCTCAGTTGCCCTTTCTTTCCTTAAGTAGCCTGTTCATTCTGGATATTATAAATTTTGATGCCGGGTCATGGCCTTCTAATACTCCATGTTATGCTTATGCCAGATTGTCGTCGTTTGTAGGTGAAAGTCTGGAACCTGGAGAAACGAGATGGTGGTAATCCTCTTTGCACACGAATTTTTCCAGCAATACCAGGTAACAAGCCCACAGTTGTATCCTGCCTAACTGTCCACGAGAATCTTAATTTCATGGCTATTGGTAAGTAAAGCTGAGCTGTAACAgcttaataaaaatattagagCCCTTACTGAGAGGTAAGCAACATGAATAGATAACGCAAGAATACGCGTAGAATGTCCTGATGATCTTTCTTCTCACTCAGTTGTTACATTATTCTCATGGAGATATTGTGTGTTTCGTACTATCCCAGAGCTCAAGAGATAAATGTGTAAATTTAGCCTGACTGTGTATTTTACACTAATAACTTTGATACTCGGAAGCACATATTTTTAGCTGATGTCCTCTTTTCCCTGCCAGTTGGTAAGGCTACATATTTATTGAACTTAGTACTACATTTAGCTTCTGTtggtacaggaaaaaaagtgagtttTGTGATACCTAATattacagagatattttttcaaGCATGTTGTACaaaccttttttctctttttggatTTAACCATCCCTTGGTAATGTTTCATGCTTAACTCTTCCGACAGAATAAGAGCATGAATGTTGTGAGATTACAAGTGCTCTCAGCTGAGTTGGTCCCTACaatgaaagcaaaaagctttCTCTGTGTGTATGGTGGCCTTCAACCCTGGAACAACTTACAAGGCTGGGGCTGTTGGCAAGCTGCGAAAACTGCACGTTTTActctctcttaaaaaaatctccctCTGGTCTTCTTTGTGTTGTGTGTTTTGAATAAGCAAGGGACTTGAAATTGTAGTTAAAATTGCAGTATGGGAAGGCCATTTGTAAAACAGAATACAGACAGAGTCAAACAAAATTAATCTGCATGTGAAGTTTGTGTGTGGAAAGCAAGTTAACCCTTGCTGAACAGTGCTATCCTATGTGCAGTTGTGTGACAGCTCTGAACTGTAACAGGAGCAGTAGGGGGTGACCTGATGGGAGAACCTGTGGCAATCTCATTGCTTTATACCATGCTGGTGAGCATGGTGTTGTCACTGACTGGAGTTTCCCTAACTTACACTGGATAAAATTTCTGGTGTGTTGTATGAGTAATAGTTTAGTCTGTCTGCCTCACTAGGTTTTGCAGATGGGAGCGTTGTACTTACTAAAGGAGACATCACTCGAGACCGGCATAGTAAGACCCAGATCCTACATGAAGGCAGTTATCCAGTTACTGGCCTTGCTTTTCGACAGTCTGGCAAAACAACACATCTATTTGTGGTGACCACAGAGAACATCCAGGTGAGAAACTAGTTGAAAAAAATGTGACTCTGACTTGGAAATTCAGTTGGCTTCAGAGTCTTGTTCAGAGCAATCCCCAAACCCTTGAGTTTCCTCTGTAGTCTTATATGCTTTCAGTGAAAGACTATCCTCACCTGGAGCTGGACACTCATGGTTGTGGACTGCGCTGTTCATCTCTCAGTGACCCCTCTCAGGATCTCCAGTTCATTGTGGCAGGAAATGAATGTGTGTACCTTTATCAACCAGACGAATGTGGCCCCTGCTTTGCCTTCGAGGGACAAAAGCTGATTGTCCACTGGTATCGGGGGTACCTCATCATTGTCTCCAAGGACCGAAAGACTTCCCCAAAGTAGGGCTCCGTGAAACAGATGAGTTCTTTTTGATCATGCAGCTTcatgctttttctccttcttcccgGTGAAGCTTTGTTTTTGGGAACAGATCGTGACTCTGTCAGATATTTTTGAGGTTGATCCAGACCCATATGTTGGTAAACTTCCATTGCAAAAGTTAGCACAATTAAGTGTGCTGAAtgagtgggatttttttgcagttcTATGAATTTCTCATGGATTTGTGTATAAATATGTGGTAGTTTCCCTCTGGATCCACTTAGTTAAATTGCCTAAATGAACTCTGTCTTGCATTCTATACATCCCTAGTTTGAACAGGTGTCAAGATTTCAAGTTATGTTCTTCTTGTTTTCTAaaactttcttcttctctccaggTCAGAATTTGCTGGGAATGAGGCACAGAATTCAGACAAACAAGTCCTGAATATCTATGACTTGTGCAACAAATTCATTGCTTACAGCTCAATCTTTGATGATATAGTGGATGTCTTGGCAGAGTGGGGTTCTCTCTATGTACTGACCAGAGATGGGAAGATCCATGTACTGCAGGAGAAGGATACACAAACCAAACTTGAGGCATGTAAATCTGTTTTCTTATTAGTCTTTGCCTTATGTCTGTAAGATTGTACTGACTCTACAGACTGAAAAATTGAACCATTCATGTAAGTGAATAACAAGTGACCAAATAGCATTTCAATATAACCAGTGGTGTAAAACAATTGGTATGTAAAGGCCCATGTGCATGTATGCACTGAGAATACAAAAAACAACTTGTTTTCCAGGTGTGTTTGAACTTGCTTTGTGGGGTAGTATTTCTCTCATACTGCTCTTACCATGTGTTTAACAGATGCTGTTCAGAAAGAACTTATTTGAAATGGCCATTAACCTGGCCAAGAGCCACCACTTGGACAGCGATGGTTTGTCAGAGATTTTCCGGCAGTATGGCGATCATCTCTATAACAAGGGAAACCACGATGGAGCCATCCAGCAGTATATCCGGTAGGTGGGGGTCCTATGGAGCTGTGATGTTGTAGGACTGGTAGGAGCAACATAGGCCTGTTTCAGCCCAGGCATAAAAAAGTATGACTTAAGGTGAAAATTCTCCCTGTACAGAGAAAGATGTCAGTGAGACTAAAAGTCTTTGAACAAGCTGCTTGAAAATTGCTCTGTACACCTTAGGATAAAGTTCTTCCCTTTTATCATATTTTAACGTGAATAATGTATTATTGACATTATTATGTATTATTATTTCGTTATAATGGATTATGAGGCCCATTGGAATGAAGTGGGGCCTGGTGACATCATTAAGAAGGTATCACTCTCTACAAGACAGATGGTGGAATTTAACCATGTGTAGCAGTGTTCTTGGAAAGGACTCAAAAACAGTTCAGTGTCAGTTTTAAAAcatcttgggttttttaaaactaGAACTTAGAGCAGCCTTGTTTTGGGGCTTACTGAAAACTTCatgttcaatttttaaaatgccacaaAGTGTTACATTATTGTGGAGCTGGTGCTCCGGAATCACTGACATCTAGCGAGAGTGAGCATGTTTTTTTACCTTGACTTGCTTTAACTGTCACAGTAACTGTGGCTAAACTGCTCAATGTTTAGAGCATGAGCATTTAAAGCTTATTTTGAGTTATGTGACTAAAATGAAGGAACATGTAGCTTTTATTCCTCACTTCTTTTGGCTTCCCAGTTTGTTGTGCTCAGAACTGAGTCTGTCTTCTCACTGCCACCTTTAAAGGAAGATTAACTCCTTCTACGCTGTCATGGTCATCACGATCAAGGCCTTTGTATCAGTGTGTGTGCAGATGGGTGGTCTTACACCGTAACTAGTTGTTGCTTCTGATGCATAGCTGAGCAGTCCCAAGAGTGTTAGTGCCTGCTGAAGTCAAGGCTTCTCTGTGTTCTGTTGTTAATTTCTCCATTTACTTTGACTTCATAAGTATACAATATCTTGTAACATGACTCTTCTCCTCACAGAACTATAGGCAAACTAGAACCATCTTATGTTATTCGGAAATTCCTGGATGCTCAGCGTATCCACAACCTCACTGCTTATCTACAGATGCTCCATCTGCAGTCCCTGGCCAATGCAGACCACACTACACTTCTGCTGAATTGCTATACCAAACTCAAAGACAGCTCCAAACTGGAAGAGTTCATTAAGGTATTGGGGGACGTGGAATCATGCTACATTTTTATGTCAtcataataattaaaaaggGGTAGCAATGACATTGTAAATTACTTCCTGTACGACTattaagagagaaaataaggaatTTACCACTCAGTATCCTGGTCTTTGTTCCTTTATTTCCGAGCTCTTGCTTACATTCTCAGTTTGGTTGGTTTACCATCTGGGTCTGGGGTGTGCTTGCTTGTGCCAGTGCAACTGGCAAGTGGTTagactctttcctttctgtgtagGTGATTTTTCCCTTGCATGAGCGGTACCAAATTGTCCCTGCTcatgttttcctcctcttaCATAAATGATTACTGCTTCAGGACTGTTAGAATTTTTCTGAGGGACCATCTCTCTACTTTTGTTCTTGGAGACAAGTGAGAGTGAGGTCCACTTTGATGTGGAAACGGCTATCAAGGTGCTTCGCCAAGCTGGTTATTACTCCCACGCTGTGTACCTGGCAGAGAAGCATGAGCATCATGAATGGTACCTCAAAATCCAGTTAGAGGACATCAAGGTGAGGAGATATAACTTGCTTGTGTGTTCTTATTGGGGAGAATATTATGAGGAATTTAGCAAGAATGTAATTTTACTGACTTTGCAAAGGATTGCCTGCTGatgagagcagcagcaacaatACTCATAGGTATCGGTGTGTTACCTTTCTGCTTTAGGCTGGTGTGTTAGACTAGGTGTGGAAATCaggtcttgttttctttctgatgtgGCTTTTTACAGTGCCCTTTAAGAGGAGGGATGGTGGTTAGTTGGGGATTTATCTAAATGTTTCTAAATATCCTGTCTCTCTCCCTGAGGAGTAAAATGAGCAGGAATAGTAAACTAGGTGATTATTCAGAGCAAATGGTATTTGTGGCACACTCACAGCATGTCTTCACTGCTTTCTGTCCTAATCTCAAAGTGGAGAGCAAAAGCTAAGGTCCTGTGATTGTTTTGTTGTCTGTCTTCACAGAACTACCAAGAGGCTTTGCACTACATTGGAAAACTGCCCTTTGAACAGGCAGAGAGTAACATGAAACGATACGGTAAAATCCTGATGCACCATGTCCCTAATGAGACCACTGAATTGCTGAAGATCCTTTGCACTGATTACCGTCCCTTGGGAGGTAATGAAGGCCCTGGGatgctggaaggaaaaaaggtatAGTTTGTGTTGACTGGGAGTTGTTGCTCTCCAGTAGTAACTTTGCAGCAAGTGCTTCTGCGTGCCTTGTGTTGCTAGCCTGATGTTTTAGGTATAATGAGAATTATACTATAATATAATGAGAATTATACTATAAATAAActctgctcaggtgagaccccacctggaataCTGTGTCTAGCTCTGGAACCCTTAGCACAGAAAAGACATGGACCTtttggagtgagtccagaggagggctaTAAAAATGATCAGAGGAATGGAACACACCTGCTCTGAAGAAAGGCTGAGTGAGCTGAGGTTGCCCAATCTGGATAAGGGAAGGCTTcagggagacctcattgcagcctttcagtactCAATAAAGTTTTATAGGAAAGATGAGAACAAACTTTTTTACAGGGCTTGTTGTGATGCTGCAAGGGGTaatagttttaaactaaaagagagcAGATTTAGACTAGATAGAAGGAAGGAACTTTTTATTATGAGGGAGGTGAAACACTGaaccaggttgcccagagaagtgatGGAtcgccccatccctggaaacactcAAGTAAGGTTGGATTAGGACCTGAGCAATCTGATCGAATGGAAGATGTCTCAGCTCTTTGCAGGGgtgttggactagatgacctttaaagttcccttcccacccaaactaTTCAAGGATTCTATGAGAAGCCCCATTCTGGTCTACTGGTAGTCCTAGAGGCAGGAGACCTCTTAAAGCTATTGCTCAGGATTGATCCTTGATGATGTTGGCATCCTGTATTTTGCTGTATCTGTCCTGTCTGAAACTCTGGAAATGAACATTCCTCATGGCAGGAACTAAGCACTAGTATGGCTTAGACTGGTGTGGgtgtttgtctttttctgaCTGTTTTACAGGCTAATTCAGAGGAGTTCATCCCAGTCTTTGCAAACAACTCCCGAGAACTGAAGGCTTTTCTGGAACACATGACTGAGGTGCAGGCTGACTCTCCACAGGGTGTCTATGACACTTTACTGGAACTTCGATTGCAGAACTGGGCACATGAACAAGATGAGCAGGTTTGAGCTTCTCCAGCATTGTGTTTTGAGGGAGAGATTTGGTGTCTGTGAGTCATATTTGCATTCCTGCAATGCCCTGTCCAGCTGGGCATTGACAACATGAGGCAGTACGTATGCTGTGCTGGACAAATAGCacagaaatgggaaagcagCCTAGTAGCTGGGAGAATATTACCTTTAGGATGGCTgagcttgttttgtttgtatctCATTTAAGGACAGATTCCAGACAATACAGCCTCTGTGAGCAGATGCCTTTCCCACAAAAGTATCTTCACTTGCTTGCCTAGGTCTGTGAGGATGCTGGCTGTTTGGGCAAAGAAAATCATGTCCTGTTTGCTTGAAAGCATTAAAGAACAAGTACCAAAACTGATCTCTGTGAAACAGCTCTGAATTGGCAGGTCTTAGTGCAAAATACTGTGTATGTGGGTATGCCTGTGTTCCTCTTCTTGACCTCTCCCCCTTC includes:
- the VPS11 gene encoding vacuolar protein sorting-associated protein 11 homolog isoform X2, which produces MAAYLQWRRFVFFDRETVREPSGPDGTGAKPFALPPGIAVCDSGRGSLVFGDMEGQIWFLPRSLQLSSFQAYKLRVTHLYQLKQHSILVSIGEDEEGINPLVKVWNLEKRDGGNPLCTRIFPAIPGFADGSVVLTKGDITRDRHSKTQILHEGSYPVTGLAFRQSGKTTHLFVVTTENIQSYMLSVKDYPHLELDTHGCGLRCSSLSDPSQDLQFIVAGNECVYLYQPDECGPCFAFEGQKLIVHWYRGYLIIVSKDRKTSPKSEFAGNEAQNSDKQVLNIYDLCNKFIAYSSIFDDIVDVLAEWGSLYVLTRDGKIHVLQEKDTQTKLEMLFRKNLFEMAINLAKSHHLDSDGLSEIFRQYGDHLYNKGNHDGAIQQYIRTIGKLEPSYVIRKFLDAQRIHNLTAYLQMLHLQSLANADHTTLLLNCYTKLKDSSKLEEFIKTSESEVHFDVETAIKVLRQAGYYSHAVYLAEKHEHHEWYLKIQLEDIKNYQEALHYIGKLPFEQAESNMKRYGKILMHHVPNETTELLKILCTDYRPLGGNEGPGMLEGKKANSEEFIPVFANNSRELKAFLEHMTEVQADSPQGVYDTLLELRLQNWAHEQDEQLKEKLHSEALTLLKSGRFKTVFDKALVLCQMHNFKDGVLYLYEQGKLFQQIMHYHMQNEQYKKVIEVCELYGDQEACLWEQALGYFARKEENCKEYIAAVLKHIENKNLMPPLLVVQTLAHNSTATLSVIKDYLVNKLQKQSCQIEQDEQRIQKYQEETTRIRLEIEELKASPKIFQKTKCSICTSALELPSVHFLCGHSFHQHCFESYSESDSECPTCMPENRKVMDMIRAQEQKRDLHDQFQHQLKCSNDGFSVVADYFGRGVFNKLTLITDLPSGKTATTIEAGLQRELLIHTKRST
- the VPS11 gene encoding vacuolar protein sorting-associated protein 11 homolog isoform X1 translates to MAAYLQWRRFVFFDRETVREPSGPDGTGAKPFALPPGIAVCDSGRGSLVFGDMEGQIWFLPRSLQLSSFQAYKLRVTHLYQLKQHSILVSIGEDEEGINPLVKVWNLEKRDGGNPLCTRIFPAIPGNKPTVVSCLTVHENLNFMAIGFADGSVVLTKGDITRDRHSKTQILHEGSYPVTGLAFRQSGKTTHLFVVTTENIQSYMLSVKDYPHLELDTHGCGLRCSSLSDPSQDLQFIVAGNECVYLYQPDECGPCFAFEGQKLIVHWYRGYLIIVSKDRKTSPKSEFAGNEAQNSDKQVLNIYDLCNKFIAYSSIFDDIVDVLAEWGSLYVLTRDGKIHVLQEKDTQTKLEMLFRKNLFEMAINLAKSHHLDSDGLSEIFRQYGDHLYNKGNHDGAIQQYIRTIGKLEPSYVIRKFLDAQRIHNLTAYLQMLHLQSLANADHTTLLLNCYTKLKDSSKLEEFIKTSESEVHFDVETAIKVLRQAGYYSHAVYLAEKHEHHEWYLKIQLEDIKNYQEALHYIGKLPFEQAESNMKRYGKILMHHVPNETTELLKILCTDYRPLGGNEGPGMLEGKKANSEEFIPVFANNSRELKAFLEHMTEVQADSPQGVYDTLLELRLQNWAHEQDEQLKEKLHSEALTLLKSGRFKTVFDKALVLCQMHNFKDGVLYLYEQGKLFQQIMHYHMQNEQYKKVIEVCELYGDQEACLWEQALGYFARKEENCKEYIAAVLKHIENKNLMPPLLVVQTLAHNSTATLSVIKDYLVNKLQKQSCQIEQDEQRIQKYQEETTRIRLEIEELKASPKIFQKTKCSICTSALELPSVHFLCGHSFHQHCFESYSESDSECPTCMPENRKVMDMIRAQEQKRDLHDQFQHQLKCSNDGFSVVADYFGRGVFNKLTLITDLPSGKTATTIEAGLQRELLIHTKRST